One genomic window of Xanthobacter dioxanivorans includes the following:
- a CDS encoding P1 family peptidase, giving the protein MRNLLTDVPGIRVGHATDLHIGTGATVVLCEAPCVGAVDVRGGGPGTRETDLLDPAATVERVDAVCLSGGSAFGLDAASGVMTGLAARGRGFAVGTARVPIVPGAILFDLLNGGDKGWEEHPPYHRLGRAALEDAEANGLDFPLGSVGAGTGCTTATVKGGLGSASAVTASGHVVGAIVAVNAAGSPLFGVGPHLRAAPYEKDGEFGGLGLPPFIPDEGFSPHLKGGVARFATTLAVVATDAVLTTVQASRLAIMAQNGLALSLFPVHTPLDGDVVFALATGRRPLEAPLPDLARLGALASLVLARAVARAIYAARRLPFPESQRSWHDHFAAGDGAAAGSKE; this is encoded by the coding sequence TTGCGCAATCTCCTGACCGATGTGCCCGGCATCCGCGTGGGCCATGCCACCGACCTTCACATCGGCACCGGCGCCACCGTGGTGCTGTGCGAGGCGCCCTGCGTCGGCGCCGTGGACGTGCGCGGCGGCGGACCCGGCACACGGGAGACCGATCTTCTCGATCCCGCCGCCACCGTGGAGCGGGTGGATGCCGTCTGCCTTTCGGGCGGCTCCGCCTTCGGGCTCGATGCGGCGTCCGGCGTCATGACCGGCCTGGCCGCGCGGGGGCGGGGCTTTGCGGTCGGGACCGCGCGGGTGCCCATCGTGCCGGGCGCCATCCTGTTCGACCTGCTCAATGGCGGCGACAAGGGATGGGAGGAGCATCCGCCCTATCACCGCCTCGGCCGCGCGGCGCTGGAGGACGCGGAGGCGAACGGGCTCGACTTCCCCCTCGGCTCGGTCGGCGCCGGCACCGGCTGCACCACGGCCACGGTGAAGGGTGGCCTAGGCTCCGCCTCCGCCGTCACCGCGTCCGGCCATGTGGTGGGGGCCATCGTGGCAGTGAACGCGGCCGGCAGCCCGCTGTTCGGCGTCGGGCCGCATCTGCGTGCCGCGCCCTACGAGAAGGACGGGGAGTTCGGCGGCCTCGGCCTGCCGCCCTTTATTCCCGACGAAGGGTTCTCGCCGCACCTCAAGGGCGGCGTCGCGCGCTTCGCCACCACCCTCGCGGTGGTCGCCACCGACGCCGTGCTGACCACGGTCCAGGCCAGCCGGCTCGCCATCATGGCGCAGAACGGGCTGGCGCTGTCCCTGTTCCCGGTGCACACGCCCCTCGACGGGGACGTGGTGTTTGCCCTCGCCACCGGCCGGCGCCCGCTGGAAGCCCCCCTGCCCGACCTCGCGCGGCTGGGCGCCCTCGCCTCGCTGGTGCTGGCACGCGCGGTGGCGCGGGCCATCTACGCGGCGCGGCGCCTGCCCTTCCCCGAAAGCCAGCGGAGCTGGCACGACCATTTCGCCGCCGGTGACGGCGCAGCTGCAGGATCCAAGGAATGA
- the plsX gene encoding phosphate acyltransferase PlsX: protein MTAPVRIALDAMGGDHGPETVLAGAEISLGRHPDIAFVLYGEESRVREALKSHPKLAAAARIVHTEVVVGMDDKPSQALRRGRYKSSMWRAIDAVKTRDADAAVSAGNTGALMAMANFNLRTMPGISRPAIAAIWPTLRGETVVLDVGASIGATAKSLVEMAVMGSAMARVLFDIESPTVGLLNVGVEEMKGVEEVKEAARILREDGMPVNYHGFVEGNDIGAGTVDVVVTEGFAGNIALKTAEGTAKQLASYLRSAMGRTLRARIGYLLARDAFRVLREKMDPRRSNGGVFLGLNGIVIKSHGGTDAEGFAAAVDLAYDMVRHELLARIEKSLGRLHPPATPVRETQAAGAEGQS from the coding sequence ATGACCGCACCCGTCCGCATCGCCCTCGACGCCATGGGCGGCGACCATGGACCCGAGACGGTCCTTGCCGGGGCGGAAATCTCCCTCGGACGCCATCCGGATATCGCCTTCGTCCTTTATGGTGAGGAATCGCGCGTCCGCGAGGCGCTGAAGAGCCATCCCAAGCTCGCCGCGGCCGCCCGCATCGTCCACACCGAAGTGGTGGTGGGCATGGACGACAAGCCGAGCCAGGCGCTGCGGCGCGGCCGCTACAAGTCGTCCATGTGGCGGGCCATCGACGCGGTGAAGACCAGGGATGCCGACGCCGCCGTTTCCGCCGGGAACACCGGCGCCCTGATGGCCATGGCCAATTTCAACCTGCGCACCATGCCCGGCATCAGCCGCCCGGCCATCGCCGCCATCTGGCCGACCCTGCGCGGGGAGACCGTGGTGCTGGACGTGGGCGCTTCCATTGGCGCCACCGCCAAGAGCCTGGTCGAGATGGCGGTCATGGGCTCGGCCATGGCCCGTGTCCTGTTCGACATCGAGAGCCCCACTGTCGGCCTGCTCAATGTGGGGGTCGAGGAGATGAAGGGCGTCGAGGAGGTCAAGGAAGCCGCGCGCATCCTGCGCGAGGACGGCATGCCGGTGAACTATCACGGCTTCGTCGAGGGCAACGACATCGGGGCCGGCACGGTGGACGTGGTGGTGACGGAGGGATTCGCCGGCAACATCGCGCTCAAGACCGCGGAAGGCACGGCCAAGCAGCTCGCCTCCTATCTGCGCTCGGCCATGGGGCGCACGCTGCGCGCGCGCATCGGCTATCTGCTCGCCCGCGACGCCTTCCGCGTGCTGAGGGAAAAGATGGACCCGCGCCGCTCCAACGGCGGGGTGTTCCTGGGCCTCAACGGCATCGTCATCAAGAGCCACGGCGGGACCGACGCGGAGGGCTTCGCCGCCGCCGTGGACCTTGCCTATGACATGGTGCGCCACGAGCTTCTCGCGCGCATCGAAAAGAGCCTCGGGCGCCTCCATCCACCGGCGACGCCGGTGCGCGAGACGCAGGCCGCAGGTGCGGAAGGGCAATCGTGA
- a CDS encoding cytochrome c biogenesis CcdA family protein: MADVTLPAAFLAGLVSFVSPCVLPLVPPYLCFLGGSTLDDLAGAEPVKEVARRAMLGAVLFVCGFTVVFVALGAGASAVGDLLRAHLDLLSIIAGVAIIVMGLNFLGVFRIHLLHRTARAHVHEPTGVWGAFVMGLAFAFGWTPCLGPVLGAILAVAGSEATVSKGAGLLAVYSLGLGVPFLLAAFAVRPFLRSLVHMRKMLPVVEKAMGALLVLTGIAFMSGWIAHASYWLIETFPALSTLG, from the coding sequence ATGGCCGACGTGACCTTGCCCGCCGCCTTCCTGGCCGGCCTCGTGAGCTTCGTCTCGCCCTGCGTCCTGCCGCTGGTTCCGCCTTATCTGTGCTTCCTCGGCGGCAGCACGCTGGATGACCTCGCCGGCGCCGAGCCGGTGAAGGAGGTGGCCCGCCGGGCCATGCTGGGCGCGGTGCTGTTCGTCTGCGGCTTCACCGTGGTGTTCGTGGCGCTGGGCGCGGGGGCCTCCGCCGTCGGGGATCTTTTGCGCGCCCACCTGGACCTGCTCTCCATCATCGCCGGGGTCGCCATCATCGTAATGGGACTCAATTTTCTCGGCGTGTTCCGCATTCACCTGCTCCACCGCACCGCGCGGGCGCACGTGCACGAACCGACCGGCGTGTGGGGGGCCTTCGTCATGGGGCTCGCCTTCGCCTTCGGCTGGACGCCCTGCCTCGGCCCGGTGCTGGGCGCGATCCTGGCGGTGGCAGGATCGGAAGCGACCGTGTCGAAAGGGGCCGGGCTGCTGGCAGTCTATTCGCTGGGCCTGGGCGTGCCGTTCCTGCTCGCCGCATTCGCGGTGCGGCCGTTCCTGCGGAGCCTCGTGCACATGCGCAAGATGCTGCCGGTGGTGGAGAAGGCCATGGGCGCGCTGCTGGTGCTCACCGGCATCGCCTTCATGTCCGGCTGGATCGCCCATGCGAGCTACTGGCTGATCGAGACCTTCCCGGCGCTCTCCACGCTGGGCTGA
- a CDS encoding outer membrane protein assembly factor BamE gives MASQQMKTRQGRSGSGKGCGVRRGSALAPVALLLVGASLAGCDGANLANGTGGGLSGITRTYQRGYVLAEGALDQVPVGSSQEQVLLVLGTPSTVATVNGEAFFYISQTAQKVAFLKPEITDQKVLGIYFDKNKKVTRIAQYGMKDGKVFDFVSQTTPTSGEELSLIRQMIGLVTF, from the coding sequence GTGGCGTCACAGCAGATGAAGACACGGCAGGGCAGGTCGGGTTCCGGCAAGGGATGCGGCGTGCGCCGCGGCTCGGCCCTGGCCCCGGTGGCACTCCTCCTCGTGGGCGCCTCCCTCGCGGGATGCGACGGTGCGAACCTTGCCAACGGGACCGGCGGCGGCCTCTCGGGCATCACCCGCACCTATCAGCGCGGCTATGTGCTGGCCGAGGGGGCGCTGGACCAGGTGCCGGTCGGTTCGAGCCAGGAGCAGGTGCTCCTCGTGCTCGGCACGCCATCGACGGTCGCCACGGTGAATGGCGAAGCCTTCTTCTACATCTCGCAGACGGCGCAGAAGGTGGCCTTCCTGAAGCCGGAGATCACCGACCAGAAGGTGCTCGGCATCTATTTCGACAAGAACAAGAAGGTGACCCGGATCGCCCAATACGGGATGAAGGACGGCAAGGTGTTCGACTTCGTCTCCCAGACCACACCCACCAGCGGCGAGGAGCTGAGCCTCATCCGCCAGATGATCGGCCTCGTCACCTTCTGA
- a CDS encoding ubiquinol-cytochrome C chaperone family protein, which produces MPRIPMFSLFRPSKTRAQTRATIERLYGAIVAQSRRAEFYTDFGVPDTMEGRFELLLLHTVLVCHRLKDGTELERALSQEVFDAFAADMDRTLREMGVGDLSVPKKMKKIGAAFYGRAAAYDSALAQAGGDALAQAVARNILNQKDGAPGADAAALAVYIRDAAEGLRATPFDALARGDLPLAIPARRENET; this is translated from the coding sequence GTGCCCCGGATCCCGATGTTCAGCCTGTTCCGCCCATCCAAGACCCGCGCGCAAACCCGTGCGACCATCGAGCGCCTGTATGGCGCGATCGTGGCACAGTCGCGGCGGGCGGAGTTCTACACCGACTTCGGCGTTCCCGATACGATGGAGGGGCGCTTCGAGCTGCTGCTCCTGCATACCGTGCTGGTCTGTCACCGGCTGAAGGACGGAACCGAGCTGGAGCGCGCGCTTTCGCAGGAGGTGTTCGACGCCTTCGCGGCCGATATGGACCGCACCCTGCGCGAGATGGGCGTCGGCGACCTCTCGGTGCCGAAAAAAATGAAAAAGATCGGCGCGGCGTTCTACGGCCGCGCCGCAGCCTATGATTCGGCGCTGGCGCAGGCGGGGGGCGATGCCCTTGCCCAGGCCGTCGCGCGCAATATCCTCAACCAGAAGGACGGCGCGCCGGGTGCGGATGCCGCCGCGCTCGCCGTGTATATCCGCGATGCGGCGGAAGGCCTCCGGGCAACGCCGTTCGACGCCCTGGCCCGCGGCGACCTCCCGCTGGCGATCCCCGCACGGCGGGAGAACGAGACATGA
- a CDS encoding YceD family protein, producing the protein MSDLPFSQSVRVVDLPPHGLDLKLAPDARTCHALASYAGVLAVSDLAAQLHFDPERADGVHVTGRVTATVRQTCGVTLEPFDAPLSEEIDVHFVPAGSYVPKPPAPGEEDDGEDPPDEIVDGAIDAGALLCEFLVLGVDPYPRKPGAVFEAPATNPAEVSPFAALARLKDPE; encoded by the coding sequence ATGAGCGATCTGCCCTTTTCCCAATCCGTGCGGGTGGTGGACCTGCCGCCGCACGGCCTCGACCTCAAGCTCGCGCCGGACGCGAGGACCTGCCACGCTTTGGCAAGCTACGCCGGTGTGCTCGCAGTCAGCGACCTGGCCGCGCAGCTGCATTTCGATCCCGAGCGGGCCGATGGCGTGCACGTCACCGGACGGGTCACGGCCACCGTGCGCCAGACCTGCGGCGTCACCCTCGAGCCGTTCGACGCCCCGCTGAGCGAAGAGATCGACGTCCATTTCGTGCCGGCCGGCAGCTATGTGCCCAAGCCTCCCGCGCCCGGCGAGGAGGACGACGGCGAGGATCCGCCGGACGAGATCGTGGATGGCGCGATCGATGCCGGCGCGCTGTTGTGCGAGTTTCTCGTCCTCGGCGTCGACCCGTATCCGCGCAAGCCCGGAGCGGTGTTCGAGGCGCCGGCGACGAACCCTGCGGAGGTGTCGCCGTTCGCCGCCCTTGCGCGCCTGAAGGACCCAGAGTGA
- a CDS encoding integration host factor subunit alpha: MAGRTVTRADLCEAVYQQVGLSRTESAQLVEMVLKEIADCLARGETVKLSSFGSFVVREKGERIGRNPKTGQEVPIEPRRVMVFKPSSILKHRINGTVGDGLDED; this comes from the coding sequence ATGGCTGGTCGGACCGTGACGCGGGCGGATCTGTGTGAGGCCGTCTATCAGCAGGTGGGACTGTCTCGCACCGAATCCGCCCAGCTCGTCGAGATGGTGCTGAAGGAAATCGCCGATTGCCTCGCCCGTGGCGAGACGGTGAAGCTGTCCTCGTTCGGCTCGTTCGTGGTGCGCGAGAAGGGCGAACGGATCGGCCGCAATCCCAAGACGGGCCAGGAAGTGCCCATCGAGCCGAGGCGGGTGATGGTGTTCAAGCCATCCTCCATTCTCAAGCACCGCATCAACGGCACTGTCGGCGACGGCCTCGACGAGGACTGA
- a CDS encoding beta-ketoacyl-ACP synthase III produces MSGIRSVARGTGSYLPEHILTNEELARRIDTSDEWIVQRTGIRQRHIAAEGELTSHLALKAAERALADAGFTASDIDLIVLATATPDQTFPATAVTVQAELGITRGAAFDLQAVCSGFVFGLATADAFLKSGAFERALVIGAETFSRILDWEDRGTCVLFGDGAGALVLEAVQADDAHGAGLLTSHLRSDGRHRSKLFVDGGPSSTGTVGHLRMEGREVFKHAVGMITDVIEDAFAATGESAQSIDWFVPHQANRRIIDASAQKLGIAPAKVVTTVDHHGNTSAASIPLALDLAVRDGRIRRGDLVLLEAMGGGFTWGSALLRW; encoded by the coding sequence GTGAGCGGTATCAGGTCCGTCGCCCGGGGTACCGGGTCCTATCTTCCCGAGCACATTCTCACCAACGAAGAGCTCGCGCGGCGTATCGACACGTCCGACGAATGGATCGTGCAGCGCACCGGCATCCGCCAGAGGCATATTGCCGCCGAGGGTGAACTCACCTCCCACCTCGCGCTGAAGGCGGCGGAGCGGGCGCTTGCCGACGCGGGTTTCACCGCCTCGGACATCGATCTCATCGTGCTGGCCACGGCAACGCCCGACCAGACCTTCCCCGCCACGGCCGTCACGGTCCAGGCCGAGCTCGGCATCACCCGTGGCGCGGCGTTCGACCTGCAGGCGGTGTGCTCGGGCTTCGTGTTCGGCCTCGCCACTGCCGACGCCTTTCTCAAGAGCGGCGCGTTCGAGCGGGCGCTGGTGATCGGCGCGGAAACCTTCTCGCGCATCCTCGACTGGGAGGACCGCGGCACCTGCGTGCTGTTCGGCGACGGGGCAGGGGCCCTGGTGCTGGAAGCGGTGCAGGCGGACGACGCCCACGGCGCGGGCCTGCTCACCAGCCACCTGCGCTCGGACGGCCGCCATCGCTCCAAGCTGTTCGTGGATGGAGGGCCGTCCTCCACGGGCACGGTGGGCCATCTGCGCATGGAAGGCCGGGAGGTGTTCAAGCACGCCGTGGGCATGATCACCGACGTGATCGAGGATGCCTTCGCCGCCACCGGCGAGAGCGCGCAGAGCATCGACTGGTTCGTGCCGCACCAGGCCAACCGCCGCATCATCGACGCCAGCGCGCAGAAGCTCGGCATCGCGCCGGCCAAGGTGGTGACCACCGTCGACCACCACGGCAACACCTCCGCCGCATCCATCCCGCTGGCGCTCGACCTGGCCGTCAGGGACGGGCGGATCCGCAGGGGCGATCTCGTCCTTCTGGAGGCGATGGGTGGCGGATTCACGTGGGGTTCGGCGCTGTTGCGCTGGTAG